A window of Mytilus edulis chromosome 10, xbMytEdul2.2, whole genome shotgun sequence contains these coding sequences:
- the LOC139491786 gene encoding uncharacterized protein — protein sequence MAARQLLYTIQKTKVFFYGLNEISMLRSMKHHDHVSTRYFSSKRRSQTEILKSALDNYEDLQLAPLKIKNCNIGVSFSEACLEHEVYSCTGNDIILCESFSNVFKEGFNALHQSIDKVGVGFFDTPNIDNGTEDDMYYYALSALRQFLTEIDYHEKCLKQKEPFGDAFDKQNEAYVATLLTNHLLSRLVYGNRYLISNSYLVQPLKCPCLKPLECSSLIDCGQTGLGCEDIWYGHPDIVLVPPNFSNIPLCIFDDDIEAKMQEDDDLLTKDLMHVMQENNGLIDISELKLKMVLEKRAEQILSQAITFSFCESNRDSSGGRERHTLIPSIVLTPHHYLVVMYDYENDILLSNGHQISPLWDETGVKFNFSAVLQIWMVLNHRYLKPKLSTEFQKDFAFTCEIHKIFKELQVFDKTKQITYRPSFRQENKHLKDKKPFMLYSDYKKTNVML from the exons ATGGCTGCGCGGCAGCTTCTATACACTATTcagaaaacaaaagtatttttttatggCTTAAATGAAATTTCTATGCTCCGTTCGATGAAGCATCATGATCATGTTTCTACAAGATATTTTTCATCCAAACGTAGATCACAGACGGAAATTTTGAAGTCGGCTTTGGATAATTATGAGGATTTACAACTGGCACCTCTTAAGATCAAAAACTGTAACATTGGTGTAAGCTTTTCAGAGGCTTGCCTCGAACATGAAGTGTATAGCTGTACAGgaaatgatattattttatgTGAGAGTTTTTCTAATGTATTCAAAGAAGGCTTCAATGCATTACATCAATCCATTGATAAAGTCGGTGTTGGATTCTTCGATACTCCCAATATAGACAATGGGACTGAAGACGACATGTATTACTATGCACTCTCAGCACTACGACAGTTTTTGACTGAGATTG atTATCATGAAAAGTGTTTGAAGCAAAAGGAGCCATTTGGAGATGCATTTGACAAACAGAATGAAGCTTATGTGGCAACCCTCCTGACAAACCACTTGCTGTCTCGACTAGTGTATGGCAACAGATACCTTATAAGCAATTCTTACTTAGTACAACCTCTAAAATGTCCGTGTTTAAAGCCGTTGGAATGTTCTTCCCTGATAGACTGTGGACAAACAGGCTTAG GCTGTGAAGACATTTGGTATGGACATCCTGACATTGTTTTGGTACCACCAAATTTTTCAAATATACCGCTCTGTATTTTTGATGATGATATTGAAGCTAAGATGCAAGAAGATGATGATTTGTTAACGAAAGACCTTATGCATGTTATGCAGGAGAATAACGGATTAATAGATATTAGTGAATTAAAACTCAAGATGGTACTTGAAAAACGTGCCGAGCAAATATTAAGCCAAGctattacattttcattttgtgAATCAAACAGAGATTCATCAGGAGGGAGAGAACGCCATACTTTAATTCCCTCCATAGTGTTAACACCTCATCATTACCTGGTGGTTATGTATgattatgaaaatgatattttattaagCAATGGCCATCAGATATCTCCATTATGGGACGAAACTGGTGTAAAATTTAACTTTTCAGCTGTTTTACAAATTTGGATGGTTCTGAATCATAGGTATTTGAAGCCAAAGCTCAGTACTGAGTTTCAAAAAGATTTTGCCTTTACATGTGAGATTCACAAAATTTTTAAGGAGTTACAAGTGTTTGATAAGACAAAGCAAATTACTTACAGGCCGTCGTTTCGACAAGAAAATAAACACCTAAAAGACAAAAAGCCTTTTATGCTTTACTCTgactataaaaaaacaaatgtcatgCTTTAA